A region of Notolabrus celidotus isolate fNotCel1 chromosome 4, fNotCel1.pri, whole genome shotgun sequence DNA encodes the following proteins:
- the LOC117811902 gene encoding putative nuclease HARBI1 → MYRESNLSNRLQRGEFDGLLLGDRGYPCQPRLLTPYPDPEPGPQQNFNRAHCRTRARVEMTIGLLKARFQCLRHLRVTPERACDIIVACVVLHNIATI, encoded by the exons ATGTATCGTGAGTCTAACCTGAGCAACAGACTGCAACGTG GAGAGTTTGATGGCCTTCTGCTGGGTGACAGGGGTTACCCATGCCAACCAAGGCTGCTGACCCCTTACCCTGACCCTGAACCAGGCCCCCAACAGAACTTCAACCGGGCTCACTGCAGGACGAGAGCCCGGGTGGAGATGACCATAGGCCTGTTGAAAGCCCGTTTCCAGTGCCTACGTCACCTCAGGGTGACCCCTGAGAGGGCCTGTGATATTATTGTGGCATGTGTTGTTCTTCATAATATTGCCACTATTTGA